In Nocardioides conyzicola, one genomic interval encodes:
- a CDS encoding ABC transporter permease, with the protein MTDVTEPNVETARPRRHVDAPLVSPAAGAGLLEVFRRRYLLKLLVRREISARYQGSFLGLLWSYINPLSQFFIYYVVMGVLFNLHKSVQNFAIHMFCGIIIVHFFTETFNAGTRSIVRNKGLVQKMAMPREMFPVASMLVSGYHVIPQLVIMVVACVLLGWTPTLVGVAALVTALVIIATLGVAMALLFSAANVFFRDVGNVAQILTNFVRFGVPMIYPYTLVQDRFGEFAQYYLLNPIAVAVLLFQQAFWVGTTDDPAHTEATHIPDYLWQYSGLAVVVGVILLVIGQLVFTRLENKIPERL; encoded by the coding sequence ATGACTGACGTCACCGAGCCGAATGTCGAGACGGCCCGCCCTCGACGCCACGTCGACGCGCCGCTGGTCTCGCCGGCCGCAGGCGCGGGCCTGCTCGAGGTCTTCCGCCGGCGCTACCTGCTGAAGCTGCTGGTCCGCCGGGAGATCTCGGCGCGCTACCAGGGGTCGTTCCTGGGCCTGCTGTGGTCCTACATCAACCCGCTCAGCCAGTTCTTCATCTACTACGTCGTGATGGGCGTGCTGTTCAACCTGCACAAGTCGGTGCAGAACTTCGCCATCCACATGTTCTGCGGCATCATCATCGTCCACTTCTTCACCGAGACCTTCAACGCCGGGACCCGCTCCATCGTGCGCAACAAGGGCCTCGTGCAGAAGATGGCGATGCCACGGGAGATGTTCCCCGTCGCCTCGATGCTCGTCTCCGGCTACCACGTGATCCCGCAGCTGGTGATCATGGTGGTCGCCTGCGTGCTGCTCGGCTGGACGCCGACGCTGGTGGGTGTCGCGGCCCTGGTCACGGCGCTGGTCATCATCGCGACCCTCGGGGTCGCGATGGCGCTGCTCTTCAGCGCGGCCAACGTGTTCTTCCGCGACGTGGGCAACGTCGCCCAGATCCTGACCAACTTCGTGCGCTTCGGCGTGCCGATGATCTACCCGTACACGCTGGTCCAGGACCGGTTCGGCGAGTTCGCGCAGTACTACCTGCTCAACCCGATCGCGGTCGCCGTGCTGCTCTTCCAGCAGGCGTTCTGGGTGGGCACCACCGACGACCCGGCGCACACCGAGGCGACGCACATCCCGGACTACCTGTGGCAGTACTCGGGGCTCGCGGTGGTGGTCGGCGTGATCCTGCTCGTCATCGGACAGCTCGTGTTCACCCGCCTCGAGAACAAGATCCCGGAGCGTCTCTGA
- a CDS encoding mannose-1-phosphate guanylyltransferase, translated as MSSIDHFWAVIPAGGAGTRLWPLSRSSAPKFLHDLRGEGRTLLQETYDRLAPLASDRVVVITGQAHREAVLGQLSDVGPDAVIAEPSARDSMAAIGLAAALLERSDPDAVMGSFAADHVIADPDLFADSVRRAVDVARDDWLVTLGIEPTFPSSAFGYVHVGDPLPAHPGAAVVAEFVEKPSVATAEAYLETGRYRWNAGMFVVRPTVLLDLLGRWHPEFAETLRAIAADPDRLDELWPGLPKIALDHAVAEPAADAGRVAVVPSSFHWEDIGDFDALATLLERDGVPVSVLGDEASVLGVDSTGLVVPGSGRVVAVVGLDDVVVVDTPDALLVTTRARAQEVKQIVAALKESGRAGLT; from the coding sequence ATGTCTTCGATCGACCACTTCTGGGCCGTCATCCCCGCCGGTGGCGCGGGCACCCGCCTCTGGCCGCTGTCCCGCTCCTCGGCCCCCAAGTTCCTGCACGACCTGCGCGGAGAGGGCCGCACCCTGCTGCAGGAGACGTACGACCGGCTCGCGCCCCTGGCGTCCGACCGCGTCGTCGTGATCACCGGCCAGGCGCACCGCGAGGCCGTGCTCGGCCAGCTCTCCGACGTCGGTCCGGACGCGGTGATCGCCGAGCCGTCGGCCCGCGACTCGATGGCCGCGATCGGCCTCGCCGCGGCGCTCCTCGAGCGGTCCGACCCGGACGCGGTGATGGGGTCGTTCGCCGCCGACCACGTGATCGCCGATCCCGACCTCTTCGCCGACTCGGTACGCCGTGCCGTGGACGTCGCCCGCGACGACTGGCTCGTCACCCTCGGCATCGAGCCGACCTTCCCGTCGTCCGCGTTCGGCTACGTGCACGTCGGTGACCCGCTGCCCGCCCACCCCGGCGCTGCCGTGGTCGCCGAGTTCGTCGAGAAGCCGTCGGTCGCGACCGCCGAGGCCTACCTCGAGACCGGTCGCTACCGCTGGAACGCCGGGATGTTCGTGGTCCGCCCGACCGTGCTCCTCGACCTGCTCGGTCGGTGGCACCCTGAGTTCGCGGAGACCCTGCGCGCGATCGCGGCCGACCCGGACCGCCTCGACGAGCTGTGGCCCGGGCTGCCGAAGATCGCCCTCGACCACGCGGTGGCCGAGCCCGCGGCCGACGCCGGCCGGGTCGCGGTCGTGCCCTCGTCGTTCCACTGGGAGGACATCGGCGACTTCGACGCCCTGGCGACGCTGCTCGAGCGGGACGGCGTCCCGGTGTCGGTGCTGGGCGACGAGGCCTCCGTGCTCGGCGTCGACAGCACCGGGCTGGTCGTGCCGGGGAGCGGCCGGGTCGTCGCCGTCGTCGGCCTCGACGACGTCGTCGTGGTCGACACCCCCGACGCGCTGCTCGTGACGACCCGCGCCCGGGCGCAGGAGGTCAAGCAGATCGTCGCAGCGCTGAAGGAGAGCGGTCGCGCGGGGCTGACGTAG
- a CDS encoding FG-GAP-like repeat-containing protein: MPPSKIRFVTACQQLLALGLVVAVLTPAASVVSLDVVHDRPDGATASSGLAADLSAYVKESSRASEVPAQVVDPTVTQYDLTASSNAPRTARTKADLVAAEQTTAHTVTSVPEPVVGYGAVGVTWEHGVKVPEDEIALQVRTRTGQTWSKWMDLDYDADHGPDPGTAEAKHARPGTDALLVGDVDDVQVQVQSTTGELPPDLKLAVIDPGKATRTAVEHPALDTDSVDPETPTTTTGSSAEAASLATDPGAGDDGSDRIALQAATFTPKPKIYSRAQWGADEKMRDKSSLHYFEVHAGFVHHTVNANDYSRAEVPGILRSIYAYHTKSRGWSDIGYNFLVDRFGRIWEGRYGGIDRPVVGAHTLNYNDYAFAMSAIGNYDIKQPSSAMVQAYGALFAWKLSLHGVNASSTKQQVGKTVFQAINGHRDAASTACPGKYLYARIPDIRKLAAAAQRGWAGRELESNLASTPNPDIVARRSSDGRVFVIPTGGLTALAPPVAAANGVVSTDRTVVSPDLTGDGRADLVVQAGGTGVGRVRPGTSAGTFGAAIARPINRIKGHDLVTAVGDVNADGRNDLVARVPSTGQLDVLLRKSNGAFRAVRLAATWGGYNLLTGIGDVTGDGHADLLARDTAGRPWLIAGTGKGKFRAPVALAGSWSAFASMDGLGDFTGDGKKDLFVRTCSTGYGYVYPGRGDGTFGHSLGPLTSMAKTGAVVGVTQVVRDGTPDVVVRSGSTLSVLGNYGGTETRAPIDTGVRIPKANALFNAGDWDRDGHGDIISRNSNGDLELRRGNGTGRFGSPTVIGTGFSSVRLLAAVGDMTGDGWPDLMGQPSGGAIRIYPGAGMSGLRSSYVAHGAISASAQVPVGRWTSDGAPDSLFTKGGKATLYPGNGPGGLTKGAAVSLDLKPYNWVIGISDIGITGHADLVVRRSNGYLYLIPGSATGFGKPRFLASGMGVYDLAG; the protein is encoded by the coding sequence ATGCCACCCAGCAAGATCCGGTTCGTCACGGCCTGCCAGCAGCTGCTGGCGCTCGGTCTCGTGGTCGCTGTGCTCACCCCTGCGGCGAGCGTCGTCAGCCTCGACGTCGTGCACGACCGCCCCGACGGGGCCACCGCCTCGTCCGGCCTCGCCGCCGACCTGAGCGCCTACGTCAAGGAGTCCTCCCGGGCCTCCGAGGTGCCGGCCCAGGTCGTCGACCCGACCGTCACCCAGTACGACCTGACGGCGTCCTCGAACGCCCCCCGGACCGCTCGCACCAAGGCGGACCTGGTCGCGGCCGAGCAGACGACCGCCCACACGGTCACCAGCGTCCCGGAGCCCGTCGTCGGGTACGGCGCGGTCGGCGTGACCTGGGAGCACGGCGTCAAGGTGCCCGAGGACGAGATCGCGCTCCAGGTGCGCACCCGGACCGGGCAGACCTGGTCGAAGTGGATGGACCTCGACTACGACGCCGACCACGGCCCCGACCCGGGGACCGCCGAGGCGAAGCACGCCCGCCCGGGCACGGACGCGCTCCTGGTGGGTGACGTCGACGACGTCCAGGTGCAGGTGCAGTCCACGACGGGGGAGCTGCCGCCCGACCTGAAGCTCGCGGTCATCGACCCGGGCAAGGCGACCAGGACGGCCGTCGAGCACCCGGCCCTCGACACGGACAGCGTCGACCCCGAGACACCCACGACGACGACCGGCTCGAGCGCCGAGGCCGCCTCGCTGGCGACCGACCCGGGCGCCGGCGACGACGGCTCCGACCGGATCGCCCTCCAGGCGGCCACCTTCACGCCGAAGCCGAAGATCTACTCGCGGGCCCAGTGGGGTGCCGACGAGAAGATGCGGGACAAGAGCTCGCTGCACTACTTCGAGGTGCACGCCGGCTTCGTCCACCACACGGTGAACGCCAACGACTACAGCCGCGCCGAGGTGCCGGGCATCCTGCGCAGCATCTACGCGTACCACACCAAGAGCCGCGGCTGGTCCGACATCGGCTACAACTTCCTGGTCGACCGGTTCGGGCGCATCTGGGAGGGCCGGTACGGCGGGATCGACCGCCCGGTCGTCGGCGCCCACACACTCAACTACAACGACTACGCGTTCGCGATGTCGGCGATCGGCAACTACGACATCAAGCAGCCCTCGAGCGCGATGGTGCAGGCGTACGGCGCGCTCTTCGCGTGGAAGCTGTCGCTGCACGGCGTCAACGCCTCGTCGACCAAGCAGCAGGTCGGCAAGACCGTCTTCCAGGCCATCAACGGGCACCGGGACGCTGCGTCCACCGCGTGCCCGGGCAAGTACCTCTACGCCCGGATCCCCGACATCCGCAAGCTCGCCGCCGCGGCGCAACGCGGCTGGGCCGGGCGTGAGCTCGAGTCCAACCTCGCGTCGACGCCGAACCCCGACATCGTCGCGCGACGGTCCAGCGACGGCCGGGTCTTCGTCATCCCCACGGGCGGCCTGACCGCCCTGGCACCTCCGGTCGCCGCCGCCAACGGCGTGGTCAGCACGGACCGGACCGTGGTCTCACCGGACCTGACCGGGGACGGCCGCGCCGACCTGGTCGTCCAGGCTGGCGGGACCGGCGTCGGCCGCGTCCGCCCCGGCACCAGCGCCGGCACCTTCGGCGCGGCGATCGCGAGGCCGATCAACCGGATCAAGGGCCACGACCTGGTCACCGCTGTCGGGGACGTCAACGCCGACGGCCGCAACGACCTCGTCGCCCGCGTCCCGTCGACCGGGCAGCTCGACGTCCTGCTCCGCAAGAGCAACGGCGCGTTCCGGGCCGTCCGCCTGGCCGCGACCTGGGGCGGGTACAACCTGCTCACGGGCATCGGCGACGTCACCGGCGACGGTCATGCCGACCTGCTCGCCCGCGACACCGCGGGCCGGCCCTGGCTGATCGCCGGCACCGGCAAGGGGAAGTTCCGTGCACCCGTCGCGCTGGCGGGCAGCTGGTCGGCGTTCGCGTCGATGGACGGCCTCGGTGACTTCACCGGCGACGGGAAGAAGGACCTCTTCGTCCGGACCTGCAGCACCGGCTACGGCTACGTCTACCCGGGCCGCGGCGACGGCACCTTCGGCCACTCGCTCGGGCCGCTGACCTCGATGGCCAAGACGGGTGCGGTCGTGGGGGTCACGCAGGTGGTCCGGGACGGCACCCCGGACGTCGTGGTCCGCTCCGGCAGCACCCTGTCCGTTCTCGGCAACTACGGCGGCACGGAGACCCGGGCGCCGATCGACACCGGGGTCCGGATCCCGAAGGCCAACGCCCTCTTCAACGCCGGCGACTGGGACCGCGACGGCCACGGCGACATCATCTCCCGCAACAGCAACGGCGACCTGGAGCTGCGCCGCGGCAACGGGACCGGTCGCTTCGGCTCGCCGACCGTCATCGGCACCGGCTTCTCCTCGGTGCGCCTCCTGGCCGCGGTCGGCGACATGACCGGCGACGGCTGGCCGGACCTGATGGGCCAGCCCAGCGGCGGCGCCATCCGGATCTACCCCGGCGCCGGGATGTCCGGCCTGCGCTCCAGCTACGTCGCCCACGGCGCGATCAGCGCCTCGGCCCAGGTGCCGGTCGGCCGGTGGACCTCCGACGGCGCCCCGGACTCCCTCTTCACCAAGGGCGGCAAGGCGACGCTCTACCCCGGCAACGGTCCGGGTGGGCTGACCAAGGGCGCGGCGGTGAGCCTCGATCTCAAGCCGTACAACTGGGTCATCGGGATCAGCGACATCGGGATCACCGGCCACGCCGACCTCGTCGTACGACGGAGCAACGGCTACCTCTACCTCATCCCGGGAAGCGCGACCGGGTTCGGGAAGCCGCGGTTCCTCGCGTCGGGGATGGGGGTCTACGACCTGGCCGGCTGA
- a CDS encoding TIGR03089 family protein, whose protein sequence is MTTFNDVLARQMRTDPGRPLVTFYDEATGERVELSVTTYANWVAKTASLLTEEHDLERGQRLAIDLPTHWLGTVFLGAAWLVGLAVVGPDDEADAVVCGPDSLARWAARAGELPVLACSLRPLGVRFADPVPAGVHDVGIDVWSQPDAFVSYDPPQPEDAATAGGLGDRTHAELWRAAAVGSLLSDGGRLLSEANPASPPGLASLTEPLARGGSLVLVVHSEPERLTATYVAERATARFP, encoded by the coding sequence GTGACGACCTTCAACGACGTGCTGGCACGCCAGATGCGCACGGATCCGGGCAGACCGTTGGTCACGTTCTACGACGAGGCCACCGGGGAGCGGGTCGAGCTCTCCGTGACGACGTACGCCAACTGGGTCGCCAAGACCGCGTCGCTGCTCACCGAGGAGCACGACCTCGAGCGCGGTCAGCGGCTCGCGATCGACCTGCCGACCCACTGGCTCGGGACGGTCTTCCTGGGCGCGGCCTGGCTCGTCGGCCTGGCCGTCGTCGGCCCCGACGACGAGGCCGACGCGGTGGTCTGCGGCCCCGACTCCCTGGCCCGCTGGGCGGCCCGCGCCGGCGAGCTGCCGGTGCTGGCGTGCTCCCTGCGGCCGCTCGGCGTCCGCTTCGCCGACCCGGTCCCCGCCGGGGTGCACGACGTCGGCATCGACGTCTGGTCGCAACCGGACGCCTTCGTCTCCTACGACCCCCCGCAGCCGGAGGACGCCGCCACCGCGGGCGGTCTCGGTGACCGCACCCACGCCGAGCTGTGGAGAGCGGCCGCCGTCGGGAGCCTCTTGTCCGACGGCGGCCGCCTCCTCTCGGAGGCGAACCCGGCTTCCCCACCGGGACTCGCCTCCCTCACCGAGCCGCTCGCACGCGGCGGCTCGCTGGTGCTGGTCGTCCACTCCGAACCGGAGCGGCTCACGGCGACGTACGTCGCGGAGCGCGCCACGGCTCGCTTCCCTTGA
- a CDS encoding ABC transporter ATP-binding protein, whose product MSGTESVVVDHATKNFTLRYHRTFKQMTVAALRREQISNSFKAVDDVSFTIEQGESVGLMGLNGSGKSTLLKLINGVMRPEGGSVKTRGRIAGLIATGAGFHPQLTGRENIFLNAAVLGMTEAETRRKFDDIAEFAGLGKFLDSPVGHYSSGMSSRLGFSVAIHVDSDIFLADEVLAVGDKPFKEKCLEKMQEIRDGGRTLIYVSHAAASVRKMCDRVIVLEQGKLGFDGAVGPGIRYVKYDSGNETEEELEQEDEELGADI is encoded by the coding sequence ATGAGCGGCACCGAGTCGGTCGTCGTCGACCACGCGACCAAAAACTTCACCCTGCGCTACCACCGCACGTTCAAGCAGATGACCGTCGCGGCGCTGCGCCGCGAGCAGATCAGCAACTCCTTCAAGGCGGTCGACGACGTCTCGTTCACGATCGAGCAGGGCGAGTCGGTCGGGCTCATGGGCCTCAACGGCTCCGGCAAGAGCACCCTGCTGAAGCTGATCAACGGGGTCATGCGCCCCGAGGGCGGCTCCGTGAAGACGCGCGGCCGGATCGCCGGCCTGATCGCGACCGGTGCGGGCTTCCACCCGCAGCTGACGGGGCGGGAGAACATCTTCCTCAACGCGGCCGTCCTCGGCATGACCGAGGCCGAGACCCGTCGCAAGTTCGACGACATCGCGGAGTTCGCCGGCCTCGGCAAGTTCCTCGACTCGCCGGTCGGCCACTACTCGTCGGGCATGAGCTCGCGGCTCGGCTTCTCGGTCGCCATCCACGTCGACTCCGACATCTTCCTCGCCGACGAGGTGCTCGCCGTGGGGGACAAGCCCTTCAAGGAGAAGTGCTTGGAGAAGATGCAGGAGATCCGCGACGGCGGCCGCACCCTCATCTACGTCAGCCACGCGGCCGCCTCGGTGCGCAAGATGTGCGACCGGGTGATCGTCCTCGAGCAGGGCAAGCTCGGCTTCGACGGCGCCGTCGGCCCCGGCATCCGCTACGTCAAGTACGACAGCGGCAACGAGACCGAGGAAGAGCTCGAGCAGGAAGACGAAGAGCTCGGCGCTGACATCTAG
- the cofE gene encoding coenzyme F420-0:L-glutamate ligase, producing MSRLEITAPDGAPEVEPGDDLVAIVLLMASLADGDVLVVTSKVVSKAEGRLRTGTREEALPGETARVVARRGETMIVRNHLGLTMAAAGIDNSNVPQGQIVLLPEDPDASARGLRDGLLDRTGVNVGVVVSDTAGRAWREGQTDIAIGAAGIVVAEDFAGRRDGYGNELAVTLPAVADELAGAAELATGKLGGRPFAVVRGRADLVLPRGEHGRGAAALVRPDGADLFGYGAREAVVRALRAEVADQRPFGAPASPTELSAAVRDVVGLVPSHTGAADGALLVTCPRGLMRALTALTFAHGWMVHTTDHPNEVRLRPSSG from the coding sequence GTGAGTCGGCTCGAGATCACCGCACCCGACGGGGCCCCCGAGGTCGAGCCCGGCGACGACCTGGTGGCGATCGTGCTGCTGATGGCCTCCCTCGCCGACGGCGACGTCCTCGTCGTGACGAGCAAGGTGGTGAGCAAGGCCGAGGGCCGCCTGCGGACCGGCACCCGCGAGGAGGCGCTCCCCGGCGAGACCGCCCGGGTGGTCGCCCGCCGCGGCGAGACCATGATCGTGCGCAACCACCTCGGGCTGACCATGGCCGCGGCCGGCATCGACAACTCCAACGTCCCGCAGGGTCAGATCGTGCTCCTGCCCGAGGACCCGGACGCCTCGGCGCGCGGGCTGCGCGACGGACTGCTCGACCGCACCGGCGTCAACGTCGGGGTCGTCGTCAGCGACACCGCCGGGCGGGCCTGGCGGGAGGGCCAGACCGACATCGCGATCGGTGCGGCCGGCATCGTCGTCGCGGAGGACTTCGCCGGGCGCCGCGACGGCTACGGCAACGAGCTGGCGGTCACCCTGCCGGCCGTCGCCGACGAGCTCGCCGGCGCCGCCGAGCTCGCCACCGGCAAGCTCGGCGGGCGCCCGTTCGCCGTCGTCCGCGGCCGCGCCGACCTGGTGCTGCCCCGCGGCGAGCACGGCCGGGGCGCGGCGGCCCTGGTCCGTCCCGACGGCGCCGACCTGTTCGGGTACGGCGCCCGCGAGGCGGTCGTCCGCGCCCTCCGGGCCGAGGTCGCCGACCAGCGGCCGTTCGGCGCACCGGCGTCGCCGACCGAGCTGTCCGCCGCGGTCCGCGACGTCGTCGGCCTGGTGCCGTCCCACACGGGAGCCGCCGACGGCGCGCTGCTCGTCACCTGCCCGCGCGGCCTGATGCGGGCGCTGACCGCCCTGACCTTCGCGCACGGGTGGATGGTGCACACGACGGACCACCCCAACGAAGTGCGGTTGCGTCCTTCGTCTGGGTGA
- a CDS encoding DUF3105 domain-containing protein: MAKPAKTDRKAVIEEMRKKQKSADRRRGTVIVAVCVLVGLGIIAAAVVPILLNKHEDSKLDNVALDKLGSAASVCQKTTTQKADGNQNHVPVDTPVTYTTAPPAFGAHWNQAGLAPASFSKKFYTADERPPLEALVHNLEHGYTILWYDQTIAKDSSAVDNIKAIARKFGDENYRDKFIAAPWLSSDEDGAKFPDGQHVAFTHWSAGGNGETDTTKQVGAFQYCSDVSGAALKTFMDTYPYTDSPEPDAM; this comes from the coding sequence GTGGCCAAGCCCGCCAAGACCGACCGCAAGGCGGTCATCGAAGAGATGCGCAAGAAGCAGAAGAGCGCCGACCGCCGGCGCGGGACCGTGATCGTCGCGGTGTGCGTCCTCGTCGGCCTCGGCATCATCGCCGCCGCCGTCGTACCGATCCTGCTGAACAAGCACGAGGACTCGAAGCTCGACAACGTGGCCCTCGACAAGCTCGGCTCGGCCGCCTCGGTCTGCCAGAAGACGACCACCCAGAAGGCGGACGGCAACCAGAACCACGTGCCGGTCGACACGCCGGTCACCTACACCACCGCCCCGCCGGCGTTCGGCGCGCACTGGAACCAGGCCGGCCTCGCTCCGGCCTCGTTCAGCAAGAAGTTCTACACGGCCGACGAGCGCCCGCCGCTCGAGGCGCTCGTGCACAACCTCGAGCACGGCTACACGATCCTCTGGTACGACCAGACCATCGCGAAGGACAGCTCGGCCGTCGACAACATCAAGGCGATCGCGCGCAAGTTCGGCGACGAGAACTACCGCGACAAGTTCATCGCTGCCCCGTGGCTGTCCAGCGACGAGGACGGCGCGAAGTTCCCCGACGGCCAGCACGTGGCCTTCACGCACTGGTCCGCCGGCGGCAACGGCGAGACCGACACGACCAAGCAGGTCGGCGCCTTCCAGTACTGCTCCGACGTCAGTGGTGCGGCCCTGAAGACGTTCATGGACACGTACCCCTACACCGACTCGCCGGAGCCCGACGCGATGTGA
- a CDS encoding WhiB family transcriptional regulator, protein MRELFLLDVDAEEAGWQDRALCAQTDPEAFFPEKGGSTREAKKVCLTCEVRDDCLESALMNDERFGIWGGLSERERRKLKKRAV, encoded by the coding sequence GTGAGAGAACTTTTTCTCCTCGACGTGGACGCCGAGGAAGCGGGATGGCAGGACCGTGCGCTGTGCGCACAGACCGACCCCGAGGCGTTCTTCCCCGAAAAGGGAGGCTCCACGAGGGAGGCCAAGAAGGTGTGCCTCACGTGTGAGGTGCGCGACGACTGCCTCGAGTCCGCGCTGATGAACGACGAGCGCTTCGGCATCTGGGGCGGTCTGTCCGAGCGCGAGCGCCGCAAGCTGAAGAAGCGCGCGGTCTAG
- the cofD gene encoding 2-phospho-L-lactate transferase, with translation MQNITVLSGGMGGARFLQGLLQGIAGGRLPGVAADARVTVVANTADDIWVHGLKVCPDLDTVMYTLGDGIDPERGWGRREETWSTKDELAAYGVEPTWFGLGDRDIATHLVRTQMLDAGYPLSEVTAALCRRWLTPTYGERVRLLPMTDDRVETHVAIADADAPSGRRVIHFQEYWVRLRASVPAELVVVVGLEDSSPGPGVIDAITDADLVLLPPSNPVVSVGTILGVPRVREALVATTAPVVGLSPIVGGTHVRGMAEQMLTSIGVEVTAAGVGLHYGSRAHGGVLDGWLVDTVDAAQVEQVEAAGLPCRAVPLMMTDADATAAMAAAAVELVAP, from the coding sequence ATGCAGAACATCACGGTGCTGTCGGGGGGCATGGGCGGCGCGCGCTTCCTCCAGGGTCTCCTCCAGGGCATCGCCGGGGGCCGCCTCCCCGGCGTCGCGGCGGACGCGCGGGTGACCGTCGTCGCCAACACGGCCGACGACATCTGGGTCCACGGGCTCAAGGTCTGCCCGGACCTCGACACCGTCATGTACACCCTCGGCGACGGGATCGACCCCGAGCGCGGGTGGGGTCGGCGCGAGGAGACCTGGAGCACCAAGGACGAGCTCGCGGCGTACGGCGTGGAGCCGACCTGGTTCGGCCTCGGCGACCGCGACATCGCGACCCACCTGGTCCGCACCCAGATGCTCGACGCGGGCTACCCGCTCTCCGAGGTGACGGCCGCCCTGTGCCGTCGCTGGCTCACCCCGACGTACGGCGAGCGCGTGCGGCTGCTGCCGATGACCGACGACCGGGTCGAGACGCACGTCGCGATCGCCGACGCCGACGCGCCGAGCGGCCGCCGGGTGATCCACTTCCAGGAGTACTGGGTGCGGCTGCGGGCGTCCGTGCCCGCCGAGCTCGTGGTCGTCGTCGGGCTGGAGGACTCCTCCCCCGGTCCGGGCGTCATCGACGCCATCACCGACGCCGACCTGGTCCTGCTCCCCCCGTCGAACCCGGTCGTGTCCGTCGGGACCATCCTGGGCGTGCCGCGGGTGCGCGAGGCCCTCGTCGCGACCACCGCGCCGGTCGTCGGGCTCTCCCCCATCGTCGGCGGCACGCACGTGCGCGGCATGGCCGAGCAGATGCTGACGTCGATCGGCGTCGAGGTCACCGCCGCCGGGGTCGGGCTCCACTACGGGTCCCGGGCGCACGGCGGGGTCCTGGACGGCTGGCTGGTCGACACGGTCGACGCCGCACAGGTCGAGCAGGTCGAGGCGGCGGGACTCCCCTGCCGCGCCGTACCTCTGATGATGACCGACGCGGACGCCACCGCGGCGATGGCAGCCGCGGCGGTGGAGCTGGTCGCGCCGTGA